A window of the Phragmites australis chromosome 20, lpPhrAust1.1, whole genome shotgun sequence genome harbors these coding sequences:
- the LOC133901253 gene encoding annexin Gh1-like translates to MASQPPVTTGFEEECREIHDACSQPRRLGLLLAPRSPSERQQIRAAYRATFGEDLAERLHETLVANQEDELCKLLYLWTLEPAERDAIMVREAVEGGMTAAGHRALVEVFTRRKQNQLFFTKQAYLAKFRRNLEQDMATEPSHPYQRLLVALAASRKSHHDELSQHIAKCDARRLYDAKNGSAGSGVDEAVILEMFSKRSIPQLRLALCSYKHIYGHDYTKALKMNGSGEFGESLRVVVRCIYSPSKYYSKLLQRSMQCAATDKRLVTRAILGSDDVGMDEIKSEFKSSYGRNLADFVLESLPASDYRDFLVAVAGGSVASR, encoded by the exons ATGGCCTCTCAGCCTCCTGTCACTACGGGCTTTGAAGAGGAGTGCAGAGAGATCCACGACGCGTGCAGCCAACCCCGACGCTTGGGCCTCCTCCTGGCTCCCCGGAGCCCGTCCGAGAGACAGCAGATCAGGGCGGCTTACCGTGCAACGTTCGGCGAGGACCTCGCCGAACGGCTGCACGAGACCCTCGTGGCCAACCAGGAGGATGAG CTCTGCAAGCTGCTCTACCTGTGGACGCTCGAGCCAGCGGAGAGAGACGCGATCATGGTGCGGGAGGCGGTAGAGGGCGGCATGACTGCGGCCGGCCACCGGGCCCTGGTCGAGGTCTTCACGCGGCGGAAGCAGAACCAGCTCTTCTTTACCAAGCAGGCGTACCTGGCCAAGTTCAGGAGGAACCTGGAGCAGGACATGGCCACCGAGCCGTCTCATCCGTACCAGAGG CTGTTGGTAGCTCTTGCGGCCTCCCGCAAGTCGCACCACGATGAGCTCAGCCAGCACATTGCGAAATGCGACGCGAGGAGGCTGTACGATGCGAAGAACGGCAGCGCCGGATCGGGCGTCGACGAGGCTGTGATCCTTGAGATGTTCAGCAAGAGGAGCATCCCACAGCTCAGGCTGGCGTTATGCAGCTACAAACACATATATGGGCATGATTACACCAAG GCACTGAAGATGAATGGGTCTGGTGAGTTTGGAGAATCTCTGAGAGTTGTTGTCAGGTGCATCTACAGTCCCTCCAAGTATTACTCCAAG TTACTGCAAAGAAGTATGCAATGTGCAGCAACCGATAAAAGGTTGGTTACAAGGGCTATCTTGGGCAGCGACGACGTCGGTATGGACGAGATCAAATCAGAGTTCAAGAGTAGTTATGGAAGGAACCTTGCAGACTTCGTCCTTGAAAGCTTGCCTGCGAGTGATTACAGAGATTTTCTTGTGGCTGTGGCAGGAGGATCAGTGGCCTCACGTTGA
- the LOC133902456 gene encoding uncharacterized protein LOC133902456, with product MENLALLWAIIGPGVAGAVFGAGWWFWVDAVVCSAVQVSFLHYLPGIFASLAALMFNCVNKDEIGYDYYSPYGDDSEWRVKLWLFVAYVVSFVCLAGSVGLLVQDALTDKGPSVWTGVAGVLQCVLVLISGLIYWTCPTED from the exons ATGGAGAACCTGGCGCTGCTGTGGGCGATCATCGGGCCGGGCGTGGCCGGCGCCGTCTTCGGCGCGGGCTGGTGGTTCtgggtggacgccgtcgtctgCAGCGCCGTCCAGGTCTCCTTCCTTCACTACCTCCCGG GGATCTTCGCCTCGCTGGCGGCGCTCATGTTCAATTGCGTGAACAAGGATGAGATCGGATACGATTATTACTCGCCGTACGGAGACGATTCCGAGTGGAG AGTGAAGCTTTGGCTTTTTGTGGCCTATGTCGTATCTTTTGTCTGCCTAGCTGGATCTGTGGGTTTATTGGTGCAAGATGCCCTGACCGACAAGGGCCCGTCTGTGTGGACTGGTGTTGCTGGTGTTCTGCAATGTGTTCTTGTGTTGATAAG TGGGTTAATATATTGGACGTGCCCCACTGAGGATTAA
- the LOC133902028 gene encoding beta-1,3-galactosyltransferase 7-like isoform X1 — protein MKPKNGAAVSERRLVSRRILLLCVFSFFLGMLFTDHRLGLVPDWQNSIVVPRRRQDWELQSLSEDFVAKPKPAEDRHIMEEVAKTHEAIQYLDKSIATLQMELAAKRSTNELLGGSANGLSKQRKKAFVVIGINTAFSSRKRRDSVRETWMPQGEKLKKLEEEKGIIIRFTIGHSAISNNVLDKAIDSEDEFHHDFLRLDHVEGYHKLSAKTKIFFSTAVALWDADFYVKVDDDVHVNLGMLITTLGRHKLKPRVYIGCMKSGPVLSDKNAKYHEPEFWKFGEDGNKYFRHATGQIYAISKDLATYISINHPILHKYANEDVSLGAWFIGLDVEHIDDRDMCCGTPPDCEWKAQAGNVCVASFDWKCSGVCNPVERLKYVHSRCSEGDDAIWSASF, from the exons ATGAAGCCCAAGAACGGCGCCGCCGTCTCGGAGAGGAGGCTGGTGTCGCGGCGGATACTGCTCCTCTGTGTCTTCAGCTTCTTCCTCGGCATGCTGTTCACAGACCA CAGGTTGGGATTGGTGCCGGACTGGCAGAACTCAATCGTGGTGCCGCGCCGGCGGCAGGACTGGGAGCTGCAGAGCCTTTCCGAAGATTTTGTTGCCAAGCCG AAACCAGCTGAAGATAGGCACATAATGGAGGAGGTGGCAAAGACTCATGAGGCCATACA ATATTTAGACAAGTCAATCGCCACACTACAGATGGAGCTGGCAGCCAAGCGCAGCACCAATGAGCTGCTTGGGGGAAGCGCAAATGGCTTAAGCAAGCAAAGGAAGAAGGCTTTTGTAGTGATTGGGATCAACACCGCCTTCAGTAGCAGGAAGCGTCGGGATTCTGTCAGGGAGACCTGGATGCCACAAG GTGAGAAGCTCAAGAAATTGGAAGAGGAAAAGGGAATCATCATTCGATTCACGATAGGACATAG TGCTATATCAAACAATGTCCTTGATAAGGCTATAGACTCGGAGGATGAATTTCATCACGACTTTCTTAGGCTG GACCATGTTGAAGGGTATCACAAGctatctgcgaagaccaagatATTCTTCTCCACTGCTGTGGCCTTATGGGATGCTGACTTCTATGTCAAGGTGGATGATGATGTTCATGTCAACCTAG GAATGCTCATCACAACCCTTGGTCGGCATAAATTGAAACCGCGGGTCTATATCGGTTGTATGAAGTCAGGACCAGTCCTTTCCGACAA AAATGCCAAATACCACGAGCCTGAGTTCTGGAAATTCGGAGAAGACGGGAACAAGTACTTCCGCCATGCCACCGGGCAGATATATGCCATCTCAAAGGATCTTGCCACCTACATCTCAATCAACCA CCCTATATTGCACAAATACGCGAACGAAGATGTATCACTGGGGGCATGGTTTATCGGGCTAGATGTGGAGCACATCGACGACAGGGACATGTGCTGTGGCACACCACCAG ACTGCGAGTGGAAGGCGCAAGCAGGCAACGTTTGCGTCGCGTCGTTCGACTGGAAGTGCAGTGGGGTCTGCAATCCAGTTGAGAGGCTAAAATACGTGCACTCGAGATGCAGCGAAGGAGATGATGCGATTTGGAGCGCCTCATTCTGA
- the LOC133902028 gene encoding beta-1,3-galactosyltransferase 7-like isoform X2, translating into MKPKNGAAVSERRLVSRRILLLCVFSFFLGMLFTDQLGLVPDWQNSIVVPRRRQDWELQSLSEDFVAKPKPAEDRHIMEEVAKTHEAIQYLDKSIATLQMELAAKRSTNELLGGSANGLSKQRKKAFVVIGINTAFSSRKRRDSVRETWMPQGEKLKKLEEEKGIIIRFTIGHSAISNNVLDKAIDSEDEFHHDFLRLDHVEGYHKLSAKTKIFFSTAVALWDADFYVKVDDDVHVNLGMLITTLGRHKLKPRVYIGCMKSGPVLSDKNAKYHEPEFWKFGEDGNKYFRHATGQIYAISKDLATYISINHPILHKYANEDVSLGAWFIGLDVEHIDDRDMCCGTPPDCEWKAQAGNVCVASFDWKCSGVCNPVERLKYVHSRCSEGDDAIWSASF; encoded by the exons ATGAAGCCCAAGAACGGCGCCGCCGTCTCGGAGAGGAGGCTGGTGTCGCGGCGGATACTGCTCCTCTGTGTCTTCAGCTTCTTCCTCGGCATGCTGTTCACAGACCA GTTGGGATTGGTGCCGGACTGGCAGAACTCAATCGTGGTGCCGCGCCGGCGGCAGGACTGGGAGCTGCAGAGCCTTTCCGAAGATTTTGTTGCCAAGCCG AAACCAGCTGAAGATAGGCACATAATGGAGGAGGTGGCAAAGACTCATGAGGCCATACA ATATTTAGACAAGTCAATCGCCACACTACAGATGGAGCTGGCAGCCAAGCGCAGCACCAATGAGCTGCTTGGGGGAAGCGCAAATGGCTTAAGCAAGCAAAGGAAGAAGGCTTTTGTAGTGATTGGGATCAACACCGCCTTCAGTAGCAGGAAGCGTCGGGATTCTGTCAGGGAGACCTGGATGCCACAAG GTGAGAAGCTCAAGAAATTGGAAGAGGAAAAGGGAATCATCATTCGATTCACGATAGGACATAG TGCTATATCAAACAATGTCCTTGATAAGGCTATAGACTCGGAGGATGAATTTCATCACGACTTTCTTAGGCTG GACCATGTTGAAGGGTATCACAAGctatctgcgaagaccaagatATTCTTCTCCACTGCTGTGGCCTTATGGGATGCTGACTTCTATGTCAAGGTGGATGATGATGTTCATGTCAACCTAG GAATGCTCATCACAACCCTTGGTCGGCATAAATTGAAACCGCGGGTCTATATCGGTTGTATGAAGTCAGGACCAGTCCTTTCCGACAA AAATGCCAAATACCACGAGCCTGAGTTCTGGAAATTCGGAGAAGACGGGAACAAGTACTTCCGCCATGCCACCGGGCAGATATATGCCATCTCAAAGGATCTTGCCACCTACATCTCAATCAACCA CCCTATATTGCACAAATACGCGAACGAAGATGTATCACTGGGGGCATGGTTTATCGGGCTAGATGTGGAGCACATCGACGACAGGGACATGTGCTGTGGCACACCACCAG ACTGCGAGTGGAAGGCGCAAGCAGGCAACGTTTGCGTCGCGTCGTTCGACTGGAAGTGCAGTGGGGTCTGCAATCCAGTTGAGAGGCTAAAATACGTGCACTCGAGATGCAGCGAAGGAGATGATGCGATTTGGAGCGCCTCATTCTGA
- the LOC133902030 gene encoding F-box protein At5g07610-like: protein MEGDERDAGGRELNAAAASFTEDLVLEILSWLPAKALHRFKCVSRQWFGLISNPDHRTKLDQTLAGFFYIGYTCGGPKDIPVKSLRFSSARAGPGGPPPLIDPSVLSAPRFCENVHRVDCSNGLLLRCWKPGARNGFCYAVCNPATDEWAALPDSPTCGAGCCTVRLAFDPAASPRVFRVFEFASGAGPRGRTTTVEIYSSETGAWTHRECGWENGAGVTLRDESSSVFFDGMLRLAPINPVIVAVDGDGKTWTSAPKPSDPDDDGFLGGPAPGFIAQSQGRLHFLNTLEYDHMKLCVWELDDSGVWAKKHSVNLRELFAGRWDYRVGLKYSVIGIHPDCNIVYFLQGENHTLVSYAMARGEGCVIRDLGYTNYVPYLPYVPLFSVSLAL, encoded by the coding sequence atggaaggcgacgagcgcgacGCCGGCGGCCGCGAGCTGAACGCCGCCGCGGCCAGCTTCACCGAGGACCTCGTGTTGGAGATCCTGTCATGGCTGCCCGCCAAGGCGCTCCACCGCTTCAAGTGCGTCTCCCGGCAGTGGTTCGGCCTCATCTCGAACCCCGACCACCGCACGAAGCTGGACCAGACCCTCGCCGGCTTCTTCTACATCGGATACACCTGCGGCGGCCCCAAGGACATCCCGGTAAAGTCCCTCCGCTTCAGCAGCGCGCGCGCGGGCCCGGGTGGCCCGCCGCCCCTGATCGATCCCTCCGTCCTCTCGGCCCCTCGCTTTTGCGAGAACGTCCACCGCGTCGACTGCAGCaacggcctcctcctccgctgctGGAAGCCCGGGGCGCGGAACGGGTTCTGCTACGCCGTGTGCAACCCCGCCACCGATGAGTGGGCCGCCTTGCCCGACTCCCCGACCTGCGGCGCGGGGTGCTGCACCGTCCGCCTGGCATTCGaccccgccgcctccccacgcgtCTTCCGCGTCTTCGAGTTCGCGAGCGGCGCCGGCCCGCGCGGGCGCACCACCACGGTGGAGATCTACTCGTCGGAGACGGGGGCCTGGACCCACAGGGAGTGCGGGTGGGAGAACGGCGCCGGGGTCACCCTGCGGGATGAGTCGAGCAGCGTCTTCTTCGATGGCATGCTGCGCCTGGCCCCTATCAACCCCGTGATCGTGGCTGTGGACGGCGACGGGAAGACGTGGACGAGCGCCCCCAAGCCGTCGGACCCAGACGACGACGGCTTCCTCGGTGGCCCGGCGCCTGGGTTCATCGCCCAGTCCCAGGGCCGCCTCCATTTCCTCAACACACTGGAGTACGACCACATGAAATTGTGCGTCTGGGAGCTCGACGACAGTGGCGTCTGGGCCAAGAAGCACAGCGTCAACCTCCGGGAGCTGTTTGCTGGGAGGTGGGACTACAGGGTCGGGCTCAAGTACAGCGTCATTGGGATCCATCCAGACTGCAACATCGTCTACTTCCTCCAGGGGGAGAACCATACACTGGTGTCCTACGCCATGGCTCGCGGCGAAGGCTGCGTAATTCGTGATCTTGGGTACACCAACTACGTGCCATATCTCCCGTATGTCCCCTTGTTCTCGGTCTCGCTAGCGCTCTAG
- the LOC133901953 gene encoding aspartic proteinase nepenthesin-1-like, with translation MKQRLLVLVLVISSVYASPAASAFAGDVRVALKHVDAGKQLSRSELIRRAMQRSKARAAALSVVRNGGGTRFSGESGQKQPGGMPVRPSGDLEYVLDLAIGTPPQPVSALLDTGSDLIWTQCAPCANCLAQPDPLFAPGESASYEPMRCSGQLCSDILHHSCQRPDTCTYRYTYGDGTMTMGVYATERFTFTSSSGEKLNVPLGFGCGSMNVGSLNNGSGIVGFGRDPLSLVSQLSIRRFSYCLTPYTSGRKSTLLFGSLSDGVYGDATGPVQTTALLQSPQNPTFYYVHVTGVTVGTRRLRIPESAFALRPDGSGGVIVDSGTALTLLPRAVLAVVVRAFWVQLRLPFANGSSPDDGVCFLVPGGRRRASSQVAVPSVVFHFQGADLDLPRRNYVLDDHKNGRLCLLLADSGDDGSTIGNLVQQDMRVLYDLEAETLSFAPAQC, from the coding sequence ATGAAGCAGAGATTGCTAGTGCTCGTGCTCGTGATATCGTCGGTGTACGCTTCTCCGGCCGCCTCGGCGTTCGCTGGAGATGTCCGTGTCGCGCTAAAGCATGTCGACGCCGGGAAGCAGCTGTCCAGGTCCGAGCTCATCCGGCGCGCCATGCAGCGGAGCAAGGCGAGGGCGGCCGCGCTCTCCGTGGTGAGGAACGGCGGCGGCACGCGGTTCTCTGGCGAGAGCGGGCAGAAGCAGCCTGGTGGCATGCCGGTGCGCCCGTCAGGGGACCTCGAGTACGTGCTCGACCTCGCCATCGGCACGCCGCCGCAGCCCGTCTCGGCGTTGCTAGACACCGGCAGCGACCTCATCTGGACGCAGTGTGCGCCGTGCGCCAACTGCCTTGCGCAGCCGGACCCGCTGTTCGCGCCGGGAGAGTCGGCGTCGTACGAGCCCATGCGGTGCTCCGGGCAGCTCTGCTCCGACATTCTGCACCACAGCTGCCAGAGGCCGGACACGTGTACCTACCGGTACACCTACGGCGACGGGACGATGACCATGGGCGTCTACGCCACCGAGCGGTTCACGTTCACGTCGTCGTCCGGCGAGAAGCTAAACGTCCCGCTCGGGTTCGGCTGCGGCTCGATGAACGTCGGCAGTCTGAACAACGGCTCCGGCATCGTGGGCTTCGGCCGGGACCCGCTCTCGCTGGTGTCCCAGCTCTCCATCCGCCGCTTCTCCTACTGCCTCACGCCCTACACCAGCGGCAGGAAGAGCACCCTCCTGTTTGGCTCCCTCTCCGACGGCGTCTACGGCGACGCCACCGGCCCCGTACAGACCACGGCGCTCCTGCAGAGCCCTCAGAACCCGACCTTCTACTACGTCCACGTCACCGGCGTGACGGTCGGAACGAGGCGGCTGCGGATACCGGAGTCGGCGTTCGCGCTCAGGCCCGACGGCTCGGGCGGGGTGATCGTCGACTCCGGCACGGCGCTCACGCTGCTCCCGCGGGCGGTGCTCGCAGTGGTAGTGCGAGCTTTCTGGGTGCAGCTGAGGCTGCCGTTCGCGAACGGCAGCAGCCCCGACGACGGCGTGTGCTTTCTGGTGCCGGGGGGCCGGAGGCGCGCGTCGTCGCAGGTGGCGGTCCCGAGTGTGGTGTTCCACTTCCAGGGCGCGGACCTCGACCTGCCGCGGCGCAACTACGTCCTGGACGACCACAAGAACGGCCGCCTATGCCTCCTCCTGGCGGACTCAGGCGACGACGGCTCGACGATAGGCAACCTGGTGCAACAGGACATGCGCGTGTTGTACGATCTGGAGGCCGAGACCTTGTCATTCGCTCCGGCGCAGTGCTGA